The proteins below are encoded in one region of Aquisphaera giovannonii:
- a CDS encoding superoxide dismutase, with amino-acid sequence MADYTLPPLPYDSGALEPHIDAKTMEIHHDKHHAAYVNNLNAALKDHPNLQGKTIEALISDLNAVPEAIRTAVRNNGGGHANHSLFWQVMKPGGGGEPTGAVGKAIEGELGGFAAFKEAFTKAATTRFGSGWAWLVVGKDGKLSVTSTANQDNPIMEGTTPLLGLDVWEHAYYLKYQNRRPDYIGAWWNTINWDEVNRRYESAKG; translated from the coding sequence GTGGCCGACTACACCCTTCCCCCGCTGCCGTACGACTCCGGAGCTCTGGAGCCTCACATCGACGCCAAGACGATGGAGATCCACCACGACAAGCACCACGCGGCGTACGTCAACAACCTGAACGCGGCGTTGAAGGACCACCCCAACCTCCAGGGCAAGACGATCGAGGCGCTGATCTCCGACCTCAACGCCGTCCCCGAGGCCATCCGCACCGCGGTGCGGAACAATGGCGGCGGCCACGCCAATCATTCGCTCTTCTGGCAGGTGATGAAGCCCGGCGGGGGCGGCGAGCCGACCGGGGCGGTCGGGAAGGCCATCGAGGGCGAGCTGGGCGGGTTCGCCGCGTTCAAGGAGGCCTTCACGAAGGCGGCCACCACGCGGTTCGGGTCGGGCTGGGCCTGGCTCGTCGTCGGGAAGGACGGGAAGCTGAGCGTCACGTCGACGGCCAATCAAGACAACCCCATCATGGAAGGCACGACGCCCCTCCTGGGCCTCGACGTCTGGGAGCACGCCTACTACCTCAAGTATCAGAACCGCCGTCCGGATTACATCGGCGCCTGGTGGAACACGATCAACTGGGACGAGGTCAATCGTCGGTACGAGTCCGCGAAGGGCTGA